One window from the genome of Pseudoalteromonas sp. '520P1 No. 423' encodes:
- a CDS encoding glutathione S-transferase translates to MKEPTDLPILYSLRNCPYAMRARFGIFKSKQQVILRDIVLSNKPDEMIAASPKGEVPTLVVSPSLIIDQSLEVMLWALNKNDPNDLLHSNNEEALPLMLKLIESFDIGFKAAFDKYSAAKRYHDDNVEQYRQDCEVYISDLEQRLTKHAFLISENESLADIALISFIRKFARVERKWYLQSPYPKMRAWLNSYLQSALFSKVMKEYPLWLESKEVIIFGDK, encoded by the coding sequence ATGAAAGAACCTACTGATTTACCAATACTTTATTCATTAAGAAATTGCCCTTACGCGATGCGTGCTAGGTTTGGTATTTTTAAATCTAAACAGCAAGTTATTTTACGAGATATCGTTTTAAGTAATAAACCAGATGAAATGATAGCTGCATCCCCAAAAGGGGAAGTGCCTACATTAGTTGTTTCACCCTCATTAATAATAGATCAAAGTTTAGAGGTGATGCTTTGGGCTTTAAATAAAAATGATCCAAATGATCTTTTGCATAGTAATAATGAAGAAGCTTTACCTTTAATGTTAAAATTGATAGAGAGTTTTGATATCGGTTTTAAAGCCGCTTTTGATAAATACAGCGCAGCAAAGCGTTATCATGACGACAATGTTGAACAGTATCGCCAAGATTGTGAGGTATATATAAGCGATTTAGAGCAAAGATTAACTAAACATGCCTTTTTAATATCAGAAAATGAAAGTTTAGCGGATATTGCATTAATATCCTTTATTAGAAAATTTGCGAGAGTTGAACGCAAGTGGTATTTACAATCACCTTATCCAAAAATGAGAGCTTGGCTTAATAGCTACTTACAAAGTGCATTGTTTTCTAAAGTAATGAAAGAATATCCATTATGGCTAGAATCAAAAGAAGTAATTATTTTTGGTGATAAGTAA
- a CDS encoding histone deacetylase — MSLALVTHPEYSYDFPQKHRFPMQKFKLLHQYLKEQGIATASNTVRPGSAKIELLQNAHCPDYLNRFITNQLTDKEIRRMGLPWSEGLLRRTLISPVGTTLACQLALKNGIACHLAGGTHHAHYDFASGFCILNDLAISANTLITQGKVKKVLIFDVDVHQGDGTARILENNDKVFTCSVHCEKNFPARKAQSDLDINIPRDTQTDEYLQIMADGFEKAVAISKPDFIIYDAGVDVFIDDPLGLLNVSLSGIRARDNYVLKRCLELKIPVATVIGGGYDKNEHLLAQRHAIAVEEAYKLSNTFL; from the coding sequence ATGTCTTTAGCCTTAGTTACCCACCCTGAATATAGTTATGACTTTCCCCAAAAGCATCGTTTTCCGATGCAAAAATTTAAACTCTTACATCAATATTTAAAAGAGCAGGGCATAGCGACAGCTTCAAATACAGTTAGACCTGGCAGTGCAAAAATAGAATTACTGCAAAACGCGCATTGCCCTGACTATTTAAATAGATTTATAACTAATCAACTTACAGATAAAGAAATACGTAGAATGGGCCTGCCTTGGAGTGAAGGTTTATTGCGTAGAACACTTATTTCACCCGTAGGTACTACCTTAGCTTGCCAATTAGCATTAAAAAATGGCATTGCATGTCATCTAGCTGGTGGCACGCATCATGCACATTATGATTTTGCATCTGGTTTTTGTATTTTGAACGACTTAGCAATTTCCGCAAATACGCTTATTACACAAGGAAAGGTAAAAAAGGTTTTAATATTTGATGTAGATGTTCATCAAGGAGATGGTACTGCGCGAATTTTAGAGAATAACGATAAAGTATTTACTTGTTCAGTGCATTGTGAAAAAAACTTTCCTGCTAGAAAAGCCCAAAGTGATTTAGACATAAATATACCAAGAGATACCCAAACTGATGAGTACTTACAAATAATGGCTGATGGTTTTGAAAAGGCTGTAGCTATAAGTAAACCAGACTTTATTATTTATGATGCCGGCGTTGATGTATTCATAGATGATCCGCTCGGTTTATTAAATGTTAGTTTATCGGGAATTCGTGCTAGAGATAATTATGTACTAAAACGTTGCTTAGAATTAAAGATACCAGTGGCCACTGTAATAGGTGGTGGCTATGATAAAAATGAGCATTTATTAGCGCAGCGTCATGCAATAGCGGTAGAAGAAGCCTACAAATTATCAAATACGTTTTTATAA
- the coaE gene encoding dephospho-CoA kinase (Dephospho-CoA kinase (CoaE) performs the final step in coenzyme A biosynthesis.) has protein sequence MSQTIIGLTGGIGSGKSAISNKFEQLGINIVDADIVAREVVAVGSDGLNEISNHFGADILNADKTLNRAKLREIIFKDEYQKAWLNNLLHPMIREQIVYQLNQATSHYVILVAPLLFENNLNKLCDRSLLIDVPVDTQIQRTTSRDNVSIEQVRNIIASQMSREDKLNIADDVLDNSLPLEHAFEKVDELHQYYITLKN, from the coding sequence ATCTCTCAAACAATTATTGGTTTAACCGGTGGCATAGGCTCAGGTAAATCAGCCATCAGCAATAAGTTTGAACAATTAGGCATTAATATAGTTGATGCCGATATTGTAGCGCGTGAAGTGGTTGCTGTAGGCTCTGATGGTCTAAATGAAATTAGTAACCACTTCGGTGCTGACATTCTCAATGCTGATAAAACCCTTAACCGAGCTAAGTTACGTGAAATAATTTTTAAAGATGAGTATCAAAAGGCTTGGTTGAATAATTTACTTCATCCAATGATCCGTGAGCAAATAGTTTACCAGTTAAATCAAGCTACAAGTCATTATGTTATTTTAGTCGCACCATTATTATTTGAAAATAATTTGAATAAACTATGTGATCGCAGTTTATTAATTGATGTGCCCGTTGACACTCAAATTCAAAGAACAACCTCAAGAGACAATGTAAGCATAGAACAAGTTAGAAATATTATTGCTTCTCAAATGTCTCGAGAAGATAAATTAAATATTGCAGATGATGTATTAGATAATTCATTGCCCTTAGAACATGCATTTGAAAAAGTCGATGAGTTACATCAATATTATATTACTTTAAAAAATTAG
- a CDS encoding A24 family peptidase yields the protein MVNLFQDIIITFTESPVFFLLTIALTSLCIGSFLNVVIYRLPVMMQNEWNHECKLLLSDDLKQPYEQGQATEFNLATPASTCPKCKSKIKAWQNIPVFSWLFLKGKCGSCDNSISIRYPSIELLTAIASVAIAHYFGPTALGLSYLIVTWCLVALIFIDIDHMLLPDQITLPLLWLALLASVLGFTMIEPAQAIIGAAVGYLCFWSVYWVFKLVTGKEGMGYGDFKLMAVFGALLGWQSLPMIILLSSLVGAVIGITLLSIQGKDKATPIPFGPYIAIAGWIAMIWGEQITSAYYQFALGH from the coding sequence TTGGTTAATTTATTTCAAGATATTATTATTACTTTTACTGAAAGCCCTGTATTTTTTCTATTAACTATAGCCTTGACCAGCTTATGCATTGGCAGTTTTTTAAATGTAGTAATTTATCGTTTGCCAGTAATGATGCAAAACGAATGGAATCATGAATGTAAATTATTATTATCCGATGATTTAAAGCAACCATATGAACAAGGCCAAGCTACAGAATTTAACTTAGCTACACCGGCTTCAACTTGCCCTAAATGTAAAAGTAAAATTAAAGCTTGGCAAAATATACCAGTTTTCAGCTGGTTATTTTTAAAAGGTAAGTGCGGTAGTTGCGATAACTCAATATCTATTCGATATCCTAGTATTGAATTACTTACAGCAATTGCAAGTGTTGCCATTGCGCATTATTTTGGCCCTACAGCATTAGGCTTATCCTATTTAATAGTTACTTGGTGTTTAGTAGCACTCATATTCATTGATATTGATCACATGTTATTACCAGATCAAATCACCCTACCTTTACTTTGGTTAGCGCTACTTGCATCAGTATTAGGTTTTACCATGATAGAACCTGCGCAGGCCATTATAGGAGCTGCTGTTGGCTATTTATGTTTTTGGTCTGTTTACTGGGTATTTAAACTGGTAACTGGTAAGGAAGGCATGGGTTATGGTGACTTTAAATTAATGGCAGTATTTGGTGCTTTATTAGGATGGCAATCTTTACCTATGATCATTCTATTATCTAGTTTAGTTGGCGCTGTAATTGGCATTACGCTATTAAGTATTCAAGGCAAGGATAAAGCGACACCAATTCCGTTTGGACCTTATATTGCGATTGCTGGCTGGATTGCCATGATTTGGGGTGAACAAATTACATCTGCTTATTACCAATTTGCTTTAGGACATTAA
- a CDS encoding type II secretion system F family protein → MATKKAKVVEQDIYQWIGVNNRGKKLEGEMSEDSLARVKAKLRQQGITPSKVKKKAKPLFGLSSTPKITAKDIALLTRQIATMLLAGVPLVQAIDMIGSGADNKSVKKLTVNIGSEIKSGLPLSDTLRKHPLYFDDLYCDLVESGETSGALDRIFDRVAIYKEKTEALKSKIKKAMFYPIAVMVVAGIVTSILLIFVVPQFQDIFAGFGADLPAFTQFVIGISEFMQEYWWVALAGMWAGGYAYKHAHRNSKKVRDNTDKAILKLPIIGTILNKAAVARYARTLSTTFAAGVPLVDALDSAAGASGNAVYRDAILEIKAEVSSGNQMNYAMRNSNIFTSMVIQMVAIGEESGSLDSMLDKVANIYESEVDDAVDGLSSLLEPLIMAVLGVLVGGLIIAMYLPIFQLGAVVG, encoded by the coding sequence ATGGCCACTAAAAAAGCAAAAGTAGTAGAGCAGGATATATACCAATGGATAGGTGTAAATAACCGAGGTAAAAAACTCGAAGGAGAAATGAGCGAAGATAGTCTTGCTCGTGTAAAAGCAAAACTACGCCAACAAGGAATTACTCCCTCAAAAGTAAAGAAAAAAGCTAAACCGTTATTTGGACTTTCAAGCACTCCTAAAATTACAGCTAAAGATATTGCTTTATTAACACGACAAATAGCGACTATGTTGCTTGCTGGTGTACCATTAGTACAAGCTATAGATATGATAGGTAGTGGCGCAGATAATAAGTCAGTTAAAAAGTTAACGGTAAATATTGGATCAGAAATTAAATCAGGGCTTCCGTTAAGTGATACTTTAAGAAAGCATCCTCTATATTTTGATGATTTGTATTGCGATTTAGTTGAGTCAGGGGAAACCTCAGGAGCATTAGATCGTATTTTTGATAGAGTTGCTATATATAAAGAAAAAACAGAAGCTTTAAAATCTAAAATTAAAAAAGCGATGTTTTATCCAATAGCAGTAATGGTTGTTGCAGGCATAGTTACTTCAATACTTCTAATTTTTGTTGTACCACAATTTCAAGATATTTTTGCTGGTTTTGGTGCTGATCTGCCAGCATTTACTCAATTTGTAATTGGTATATCTGAATTTATGCAAGAATATTGGTGGGTTGCGCTAGCTGGTATGTGGGCCGGAGGTTATGCATATAAACATGCCCACCGAAATAGTAAAAAGGTAAGAGACAATACAGATAAAGCAATCCTCAAACTCCCCATTATTGGAACTATTTTAAACAAAGCAGCTGTTGCTCGCTATGCGCGTACACTTTCTACTACTTTTGCTGCAGGCGTACCTTTAGTTGATGCTTTAGATTCTGCGGCAGGTGCATCAGGTAATGCAGTGTATAGAGATGCTATATTAGAAATAAAAGCAGAGGTAAGTTCTGGTAACCAAATGAACTATGCTATGCGAAACTCAAATATCTTCACTTCAATGGTAATTCAAATGGTCGCTATTGGTGAAGAATCTGGATCACTTGACAGTATGCTTGATAAAGTTGCCAATATTTATGAAAGTGAGGTGGATGATGCCGTAGATGGCTTATCTAGCTTATTAGAACCTCTGATTATGGCCGTTTTAGGTGTATTAGTGGGTGGTTTAATTATTGCTATGTATTTACCGATATTCCAATTAGGAGCTGTAGTTGGTTAA
- the pilB gene encoding type IV-A pilus assembly ATPase PilB, with the protein MLLNSPLIRKLVHLGVLDFEKISKAENTENLSVAELICRESSLTAPELAQRASQLFHAPLLDLTDFDNTLLPDEKILNEKLIKKHHVLPISIKGKTLYLATSDPTNFDAFEDYEFNTGMQSEVIVVSYDQLELAIESLFDTTSALELTDAQMAELSGESPDGDKNSALSTDVNNKEDDAPIIVYINKILMDAIKRGASDLHFEPYEHMYRIRFRIDGVLHEIANPPIGLESRISARIKVMSQMDLAEKRKPQDGRIKLKINKKKSIDFRVSTLPTLWGEKVVMRILDSSSAMLGIDVLGYEKEQKELYLAALAQPQGMILVTGPTGSGKTVSLYTGLNILNKPERNISTAEDPVEINLVGVNQVQINVRADMTFANALRAFLRQDPDIVMVGEIRDLETAEISIKAAQTGHLVLSTLHTNSAPETLTRLMNMGVPSYNIASSVTLIIAQRLARRLCHHCKEPETLPKEELIRLGYLEDDIPNLKLFKGVGCEHCTEGYKGRVGIYEVMPITPAIAQIIMRNGNSLEIAEAAEKEGINNLRKSGLKKAASGVTSLVEINRVTSF; encoded by the coding sequence ATGTTATTAAACTCCCCCTTAATTAGAAAATTAGTCCACTTAGGTGTACTTGATTTTGAAAAAATAAGTAAAGCTGAAAATACTGAAAATTTATCAGTGGCTGAGCTCATTTGTAGGGAGTCGAGTTTAACCGCACCAGAACTTGCTCAACGTGCATCCCAATTATTTCATGCTCCTCTTCTAGATTTAACTGATTTTGATAATACTCTTTTACCTGATGAAAAAATCCTTAATGAAAAGCTTATAAAAAAACATCATGTATTACCTATATCAATAAAAGGTAAAACCCTGTATTTAGCAACCAGTGACCCTACTAACTTTGATGCCTTTGAAGATTACGAATTTAATACAGGTATGCAGAGCGAAGTAATAGTTGTTAGCTACGATCAACTTGAACTTGCTATAGAATCTTTATTTGATACCACATCAGCATTAGAGCTCACAGATGCGCAAATGGCTGAGCTCAGTGGAGAATCCCCTGATGGTGATAAAAATAGCGCATTATCTACCGATGTAAACAATAAAGAAGATGATGCGCCTATTATTGTTTATATAAATAAAATATTAATGGATGCAATTAAACGAGGTGCATCAGATTTACATTTTGAACCTTATGAGCATATGTACCGGATTCGTTTTCGTATAGATGGTGTTTTGCATGAAATAGCTAACCCTCCTATTGGGTTAGAGAGTAGAATATCAGCTCGCATAAAAGTTATGTCGCAAATGGACTTAGCTGAAAAACGCAAACCGCAAGATGGCCGTATTAAATTAAAAATAAATAAAAAGAAAAGTATCGATTTCCGTGTTAGTACCCTACCGACTTTATGGGGTGAAAAAGTTGTAATGCGTATTCTTGATTCATCTAGTGCCATGTTAGGTATTGATGTATTAGGTTACGAAAAAGAGCAAAAGGAATTATATCTCGCTGCTTTAGCTCAACCGCAAGGCATGATTTTAGTCACAGGTCCTACTGGTTCAGGTAAAACAGTATCTCTTTATACTGGTTTAAATATACTAAACAAACCAGAACGTAATATTTCAACAGCCGAAGATCCTGTAGAAATAAATTTAGTGGGCGTAAATCAAGTACAAATAAACGTACGTGCAGATATGACCTTTGCTAATGCATTACGTGCTTTCTTACGTCAAGATCCTGATATAGTTATGGTGGGTGAAATTCGTGACCTTGAAACCGCCGAGATATCTATTAAAGCAGCACAAACTGGTCACCTTGTATTATCTACCTTACATACAAATTCAGCCCCTGAAACATTAACGCGGTTAATGAACATGGGTGTACCGAGTTATAATATCGCCAGCTCAGTGACTTTAATTATAGCCCAGCGATTAGCTCGCAGGTTATGCCACCATTGTAAAGAGCCGGAAACTTTACCTAAAGAAGAACTTATTCGTTTAGGTTACCTTGAAGATGATATCCCTAATTTAAAGCTTTTCAAAGGCGTTGGTTGTGAACACTGTACTGAAGGCTACAAAGGCCGCGTTGGTATATATGAAGTGATGCCTATTACGCCTGCAATAGCACAAATTATTATGAGAAATGGTAACTCATTAGAGATTGCAGAAGCCGCTGAAAAAGAAGGTATTAATAACTTAAGAAAGTCAGGCTTAAAAAAAGCAGCAAGCGGCGTAACCAGCTTAGTTGAAATAAACCGCGTAACGAGTTTTTAA
- a CDS encoding prepilin-type N-terminal cleavage/methylation domain-containing protein, which yields MKSNNFGFTLIELMIVVAIIGIFAAVALPEYQSYVAKSDVSSCYKEIQSGKVLFEIKANSGTPQIAAAKLSEINVLNSESYSSHSITSTTITGVTKGSTPVEQVRVSI from the coding sequence ATGAAATCAAACAATTTTGGCTTTACCTTAATAGAGTTAATGATAGTAGTTGCAATTATTGGCATATTTGCTGCTGTTGCTTTACCTGAATATCAGAGTTACGTTGCCAAATCCGATGTATCTTCATGTTATAAAGAAATACAATCTGGTAAAGTATTATTTGAAATAAAAGCAAATTCAGGAACACCTCAAATTGCTGCAGCTAAACTCTCTGAAATTAACGTATTAAACTCAGAATCTTATTCAAGCCATAGTATAACCTCTACGACTATCACAGGTGTAACCAAAGGTAGTACACCTGTAGAGCAGGTGCGAGTATCAATTTAG
- a CDS encoding pilin, with product MVPGKTQFGVLTVSGRTAELTDGPAIGLPVATVFESHTVTTTTIVGALQGAASIDSGVLKLTRNATAGILTCTTTVADHDLVPSECRNAP from the coding sequence ATAGTTCCTGGAAAAACACAATTTGGAGTACTCACTGTATCTGGTCGTACTGCTGAATTAACTGATGGACCTGCAATTGGTTTACCGGTTGCTACAGTTTTTGAAAGCCACACAGTGACAACTACAACAATCGTTGGTGCTCTTCAGGGTGCTGCATCTATTGATTCAGGTGTTTTAAAGCTCACTAGAAACGCAACTGCAGGCATTTTGACTTGTACAACAACAGTTGCTGATCATGATTTAGTCCCTTCTGAATGTAGAAATGCACCTTAA
- a CDS encoding IS1634 family transposase, whose protein sequence is MVVKKSGAAIAVKRYVYFRNNDLSETLTMEKMLSLYKSQQSVAKGFRSLKSPDFLTASLYLKKPERIEALLMVMTCCLMVYAALEHKLRRKLKAQSVYFPNLKYKTCQNPTARWVFFCFRGLHVLTISGEQQLVLNVEERNSIIINCMGSIYQEIYC, encoded by the coding sequence TTGGTCGTTAAAAAATCGGGAGCAGCGATTGCAGTAAAAAGGTATGTTTATTTTAGAAACAATGACTTGAGTGAAACACTAACTATGGAGAAAATGCTTAGCCTTTATAAATCACAACAAAGTGTAGCAAAGGGCTTTAGATCCCTAAAGAGTCCTGACTTTTTAACCGCGTCTCTTTATTTGAAAAAGCCAGAAAGGATTGAAGCACTACTGATGGTAATGACGTGTTGCTTAATGGTTTATGCCGCATTGGAGCATAAGCTCAGAAGAAAGTTAAAGGCTCAGTCGGTATATTTTCCCAACTTAAAATACAAAACGTGCCAAAATCCAACTGCTCGCTGGGTGTTCTTTTGCTTTCGAGGTCTTCATGTATTAACAATCAGTGGCGAGCAACAATTAGTCCTCAATGTGGAGGAGAGGAACAGTATTATAATTAATTGCATGGGCAGCATCTATCAAGAAATTTATTGCTAA
- a CDS encoding prepilin-type N-terminal cleavage/methylation domain-containing protein, whose product MKNMKQKAQKGFTLIELMIVVAIIGILAGVALPQYKEYVQQSKSTAAVNALEPSKLRVAMAYSIVGSLGCTDKGAGTTSDSTTIKNCSGKGILEVTNEGITAKLTPAASDDQITWACELAGTNVVAIKNCTIKK is encoded by the coding sequence ATGAAAAATATGAAACAAAAAGCCCAAAAGGGTTTTACACTAATTGAATTAATGATCGTAGTCGCAATCATCGGTATTTTAGCAGGTGTTGCACTGCCACAATATAAAGAATATGTGCAACAGTCAAAATCTACTGCGGCAGTAAACGCATTAGAACCAAGTAAATTAAGAGTTGCGATGGCTTATTCAATTGTTGGCTCATTAGGCTGTACAGATAAAGGAGCTGGTACTACTAGTGACTCTACAACAATTAAAAACTGTAGTGGTAAAGGTATATTAGAAGTTACAAATGAAGGTATAACGGCTAAGCTGACACCTGCAGCATCTGATGATCAAATAACTTGGGCCTGTGAATTAGCTGGCACCAATGTTGTCGCTATCAAAAACTGTACTATTAAAAAGTAA
- the nadC gene encoding carboxylating nicotinate-nucleotide diphosphorylase produces MSLSPDLISQLVKLALDEDLNTNKDDTSSGLSTTGDITALLIPQTQTANAIVITREDCVFCGKAIVEEVFKQVDSSVKLEFLVNDGDSVKENSILFIATGSARAILTAERTALNFVQTLSGTATTTSMCVKELEGTTTQLLDTRKTLPGLRQLQKYAVKCGGGQNHRIGLFDAFLIKENHIAACGGINQAVTAAKQSIAKQKNPSIKVEVEVENFDELEQAINAGADIIMLDNFTVEQIQQAVTFTDKRAKLEVSGNMTIETLKQYSQAGVDFISSGALTKHVNAVDLSMRFSNN; encoded by the coding sequence ATGTCACTCTCACCAGACTTAATCAGCCAACTTGTTAAACTTGCATTAGACGAAGATTTAAATACAAATAAAGATGATACTTCATCAGGCCTAAGTACCACTGGAGATATCACGGCTTTATTAATTCCGCAAACACAAACAGCCAATGCAATCGTGATCACTCGTGAAGATTGCGTATTTTGTGGTAAGGCTATTGTTGAAGAAGTTTTTAAACAAGTAGATTCAAGTGTAAAGTTAGAGTTTTTAGTAAACGATGGCGACTCAGTAAAAGAAAATAGCATATTATTTATTGCAACTGGTAGCGCAAGAGCTATTTTAACTGCAGAACGTACAGCGCTTAACTTTGTGCAAACATTATCTGGCACAGCGACGACTACATCAATGTGTGTTAAAGAGCTTGAAGGCACAACGACACAATTACTTGATACCCGTAAAACGCTCCCAGGCTTAAGACAGTTACAAAAATATGCAGTTAAATGTGGTGGTGGACAAAATCATAGAATCGGCCTTTTCGATGCGTTTTTAATTAAAGAAAACCATATAGCAGCCTGCGGTGGTATCAATCAAGCAGTAACAGCTGCTAAACAAAGTATCGCTAAGCAAAAAAACCCAAGCATAAAAGTAGAAGTTGAAGTAGAGAACTTTGACGAACTAGAGCAAGCTATCAATGCAGGCGCTGACATTATAATGTTAGATAACTTTACAGTGGAACAAATTCAACAAGCAGTCACTTTTACAGATAAAAGAGCTAAATTAGAAGTTTCGGGCAATATGACTATTGAAACGTTAAAACAATACTCGCAAGCAGGTGTTGATTTTATCTCTAGCGGTGCATTAACAAAACATGTAAACGCAGTTGACTTATCAATGCGCTTTAGCAACAACTAA
- a CDS encoding amidohydrolase gives MKHKIIDPHIHLFDLTKGQYHWLQTNNPPFWPDKHIIQKNFTEQDLQLNNNFILEGIVHIEAGFDNDSPLKEINFLQTTIINTPFKAVAFIDLTLPSKEFKLQLSKLQQHKNNQLIGIRHIMEGTDSDLIFNENLFTNLTLLAELNLIFEAQFEFHDLNATKQLAIHAKSLSSLKIVINHCGLVTQGKYELWQQAISILSPYENIHIKCSGWEMDNRQYKQLWLEKIVNHLLSQFGENRIMLASNFPLCLFSKSYNNLWQSYYDLNLPNNIWQAISFDNAKDTYQLEAKPSITV, from the coding sequence ATGAAACATAAAATAATAGACCCACATATTCACTTATTTGATTTAACAAAAGGCCAATATCACTGGTTGCAAACTAATAACCCGCCCTTTTGGCCAGATAAGCACATCATTCAAAAAAACTTCACCGAGCAAGATCTCCAGTTAAATAATAATTTTATCCTTGAAGGTATTGTGCATATTGAAGCTGGTTTTGATAATGACTCTCCGCTAAAAGAGATCAATTTTTTACAGACAACAATTATCAATACACCTTTTAAAGCGGTTGCTTTTATTGATTTAACGCTACCGAGTAAAGAGTTCAAACTACAACTATCTAAACTTCAACAACATAAAAATAATCAACTAATAGGCATCCGCCATATAATGGAAGGTACTGATAGTGATTTAATATTTAATGAGAACTTATTTACCAACTTAACTTTATTGGCTGAATTAAATTTAATCTTTGAAGCACAATTTGAATTTCATGACCTTAATGCCACTAAACAATTAGCAATACACGCTAAAAGCTTATCAAGTTTAAAAATAGTGATAAACCATTGCGGTTTAGTTACTCAAGGTAAATACGAGCTTTGGCAACAAGCGATTAGTATTTTATCTCCCTATGAAAATATACATATAAAATGCTCTGGCTGGGAAATGGATAACAGACAATATAAACAGCTATGGCTAGAAAAAATCGTTAATCATTTATTATCTCAATTTGGCGAAAACCGAATTATGTTAGCAAGTAACTTTCCGCTTTGTTTGTTTAGTAAAAGTTACAACAATTTATGGCAAAGTTATTATGATTTAAATTTGCCAAATAATATTTGGCAAGCTATCAGCTTTGATAACGCAAAAGATACTTACCAACTAGAAGCAAAACCTAGCATCACAGTTTAA
- a CDS encoding peptidylprolyl isomerase, producing the protein MSISKNSVVEFHYTLTENDAEIENSHSSEPLQYLHGHNAMLPGIENAIEGKATGDKFEITLAPEDAYGEIQDGLQQRIPLKHLLDGSGAPTKKKANIFKAGMNAFVETDQGRRQVTILKVGKFNADCDLNHPLAGKTLTFAIEISSVREATEEELSHGHVHGAGGCGQ; encoded by the coding sequence ATGTCTATAAGCAAAAATTCTGTTGTTGAATTCCATTACACACTTACTGAAAATGATGCAGAGATTGAAAATAGTCATTCATCTGAGCCGCTACAATACTTGCACGGTCATAATGCCATGTTACCGGGTATAGAAAACGCTATTGAAGGCAAAGCAACTGGCGATAAGTTTGAAATCACTTTAGCGCCAGAAGATGCTTATGGTGAAATCCAAGATGGTTTACAACAAAGAATTCCATTAAAACATTTATTAGACGGTTCTGGTGCACCAACTAAGAAAAAAGCCAATATCTTCAAAGCAGGAATGAACGCTTTTGTTGAAACAGATCAAGGCCGCCGCCAAGTTACAATTCTTAAAGTAGGTAAATTTAATGCCGACTGTGATTTAAACCACCCATTAGCAGGTAAAACACTTACATTTGCAATTGAAATAAGCTCAGTAAGAGAAGCTACTGAAGAAGAGTTATCTCATGGTCACGTACACGGCGCAGGCGGTTGTGGTCAATAA